The DNA segment aaaacattacctAGTGAGTAGACATTGTAGCGTTTCcctattttgatttttcttcattGATGAAAAAGTTGCACATCTTTTCTAATTTCACCTTTGcatcatattttttcttctccaaCATGCTTATTTATATACATTGCTCTTTTTTACTAGAGTTTTAGTCTTTTCTCATAATTATTAGGTACCATCTTTGCCATAAGCACTGCACGTTTTTCATCTTGCATTTATCCTTTATCACTGCATCAACTTATTCATGTGAAAATTTAAATGTACACACAAATAAGTTAAGTcttacatatttttctatttttccactGAAAGTGTATTATTGGTATTTACTAAATAACAATGTATCTGTAGCTAAAAAGCCAAAATTAAAACTACATCTAATGGAAAGAACTATAGATCTTAGCACCATCTCTATTCTCATGTAGGCATCCCATGCTAAAGTTATAGTTTATATATCAGTGTTACTAACTTGGGGGGGAAAGTATTCCATCCTGGTATAAAATATGTCAATTCttcttattttatcttctttcttaaGTCAATCTAGCAGCACTATCTATTTTAGCACTATCCCACTAAATTCAAATGGGataggtctcagttcagttcagttcagttcagtcgctcagtcgtgtccgactctttgcgaccccataaatcgcggcacgccaggcctacctatccatcaccatctcccggagttcactcagactcacgttcatcgagtctgtgatgccatccagccatctcatcctcggtcgtccccttctcctcctgcccccaatccttcccagcatcatagtcttttcgaatgagtcaactcttcatatgaggtggccaaagtactggagtttcagctttctttccttccaaagaaatcccagggctgatctccttcagaatggagtgtttggatctccttgcagtccaagggactctcaagagtctaatgACAATTTAAACTCGCAAAGTAGGATGAAAGACTTTAGGTGCCCTTGGGTTATATAACTaaataactgaaaacttccaCAGACTGAAGAAAATCAACTTTATTTGAGTTTTCATTCCTCGATTCCATTGACTAGCACTGTTGTGGCTTCCTTTTGTGCTTTCTCTATATTTAGGTGGAATTAAGgtatatataaaaaagagaatGGCCTTTAAATCCTGGTTTTGAGTCTTGGCTTCAAGATTACAGAGTGTGCAAATTATTTATCCTCAATGAGTCACAGTAGCAGTAAATTGTAGATCATATCTATTAGTAGGGTTTTGGTGAGAATTAGAATTATATCAGTTACTAAGCAATGCCTGTCACATGGTAGTAAGTCAACAATTAGCTTATGTATTTTACAGTTTTAATCAAGGTATTTGAAGGTGCtgggagaagtcaactctgaatatcaTTATAAATCACAAAttaaccataatttttttttaccatgaatCAAAGCATCTCATACTCATGATAGCTCTTTGTGGGAATGGATGTTCATATATGTCATTTAAGAGAGGCAACTCAAAATATACCAAGAAATTACTAATAAAACAAGTATAATTTCTTTAGATCAAGTTAAGATTTACATGATACTCTTATAACTTCTATATTACTCGCATTTTGAGcttgaattaaaaattatttgattaaAACAGCATTTATTCTTAAAATACTTATTAAGTTAAGTCAGAAGTTAAGGAAAGGAAGAATTGAGTGAATTGAGCACATGTAACTGTCCATGTTTTACAATACAAGTTCATATTGTTGGCATTTAAATGTGATGATTTGCTTCATAAAGTCaaacataaatacaaatatagaAGACATGTTTTCTAACCATATGATACACATATTATATTTCACAGGATTCTATCTAATTGACTAAATATTTGGCATTGAATGATTCACTATAATTATCCTAAATTCAGTCCTGTTCAATAAGAGTAGTCAATAATTATCTATTGAccacttttccattttatattttttaggaATGAAAATAAGCGCATCATCATGAATTGGGCAAATGAGAGCTCCCTGAAAGAATTTGTACTACTGGGCTTTTCAGACAAGCCCTGGCTGCAAAAGCCCCTTTTTGTGTTACTATTAATATCATACACAACCACCATCTTTGGCAATGTGTCCATCATGATGGTGTGCATTCTGGATCCTAAGCTTCACACTCCCATGTATTTCTTTCTTGCTAATTTGTCCATCTTAGATCTCTGTTACACCACAAGCACAGTCCCTCATATATTGACGAATATTTCTCACAACAAGAAGACCATCAGCTATGCTGGTTGTGTGGCCCAGCTCATCACCTTCCTGGCCCTGGGTGCGACTGAGTGTCTCCTCCTTGCTGTTATGTCCTTTGACAGGTACGTGGCGATTTGCAGACCCCTCCACTATGTTGTCATCATGAACCCTTGGTTCTGCTTGAGGATGATAGCCTTCTCCTGGTTCACTGGCTTCAGCAACTCAGTGCTGCAGTCCTCCTTGACCCTTAACATGCCACGGTGTGGTCGTCAAGAAGTGGACCACTTTTTCTGTGAGGTTCCTGCCCTTCTCAAGTTGTCCTGTGCTGACACAAAGCCTATTGTTGCTGAGCTTTTTTTCTTCAGCGTGTTAATTCTGCTAATTCCAGTGACATTGATCCTCATCTCCTATGGCTTCATAGCTCAAGCAGTATTGAGAATCAAATCGGCAGAAGGACGACGGAAAGCTTTTGGGACGTGTGGGTCTCACATGGTtgtagtctctctcttttttggaacaagcatatacatgtatctacaaCCACCTTCTTCTACCTCTAAGGACTGGGGGAAAATCATTTCCCTCTTCTATGGGATATTCACACCCATGTTAAACCCCCTCATCTATAGCCTTAGAAATAAAGATATGAAGGAGGCCTTCAAGAGGCTGATGCTGTTAACATTTTACTATAAGAAGTAAGAAGTGTTCCATCATGATGAGAATCTTCAAGTCtcattttctcttgaaaatagtaataatgttcaaactgaattttatgtttttcaggCTCTTACAAGTTTATGGAATTGGGCCAACAGTTAAAGTAGTCTTCCTTGCTTCAGGAAGTAATGCTTGgaccataaataatttttttaattaaaaattcctttgctttctataAGGTTCCTCAGTGTACTTTGTTTTTGAGGCCAAGTCATGCTAATTCCCTCCTGTCAATGCCTGACTATTCAGAACACTTGGGTGGTTTACCTTCCCACTTATATACTACATGTTAGAGAACTATCTTGTCTATCACCTTGGTTAGGGATTTCCACGTCTTTCTGACTAAATAACCAGCAATCATAAGCAAGAAGTTTTCCCATTGCACAGAAGTCCTCATATGCTCCCTTCAGAAATGTTCCAAGCATGTAGTCTGTCTCAAATCTAGTAATAGCTTTAAACTAGCTAAGTGTGTGCATCTCACCCTAGAAACTGGACATAtcagttgaatttttaaatatttatttttcactgtgctgggtctttgttgccacacacaggctttctctagttgaaccGAGCAGTGCCTACACTGCAGTTGCGATGagaggacttctcattgcagggcttctcttgttgtggagcacaaattctagggcatgtgggcttcagtagttgtggcacacaggcttagttgctctgtggcaaatgggatcttcctgggtcagggatcaaaccagtatccCTTGCATCGcgaggtgggttcttaaccactgggccatcagtgAAGCCCTCAGTTGCATTTTATTTCCAACCTTCCTTTTAATTCATTCCTTTATTTctgattaattatattttttctcctttcttccttcattccCCAAATCTTACTTGTCCCAAGCTCTGCACCAAGCACACAGTTCTGCCCGAAATTATGACgctatttataaaaatgttaacaggaaaTTTTTCTAACATTGATTAGAATTAATTCACTTTatttgggtcagttcagttcagtcgctcagtcatgtccactctttgcaaccccatgaattgcagcacgccaggcctccctgtccatcaccatctcctggagttcactcagactcacgtccatcgagtctgtgatgccatccagccatctcatcctcgtcgtccccttctcctcctgcccccaatccctcccagcatcagagtcttttccaatgagtcaactcttcgcatgaggtggccaaagtactggagtttcagctttagcatcattcctttcaaagaaatcccagggctgatctcctttagaatggactggttggatctccttgcagtccaagggactctcaagagtcttctccaacaccacacttcaaaagcatcaattcttcagcactcagccttcttcagagtccaaatctcacatcgatacatgatcacagaaaaaaccatagccttgattagatggaccttagtctgcaaagtaatgtctctgcttttgaatatactatctaggttggtcataacttttcttccaaggagtaagcgtcttttaatttcatggctgcagtcaccatctgcagtgatttgggagccccaaaaaaaaagtctgacactgtttccactgtttccccatctatttcccatgaagagatgggaccagatgccatgatcttcgttttctgaatgttgagctttaagccaactttttcactctcctctttcactttcatcaagaggctttttagctcctcttcactttctgccatacgggtggtgtcatctgcatatctgatgttattgatatttctcccagcaatcttgattccagcttgtgtttcttcagcccagcgtttctcatgatgtactctgcatataagttaataagcagggtgacaatatacagccttgacgttctccttttcctatttggaaccagtctgttgttccatgtccagttctaactgttgcttcctgacctgcatacagatttctcaagaggcaggttaggtggtctggtattcccatctcttgaagaattttccagagtttattgtgatccacacagtcaaaggctttgcatagtcaataaagcagaaatagatatttttctggaactctcttgctttttccatgattcagcgaatgttgacaatttgatctctggttcctctgccttttctaaaaccagcttgaacatc comes from the Capra hircus breed San Clemente unplaced genomic scaffold, ASM170441v1, whole genome shotgun sequence genome and includes:
- the LOC108634891 gene encoding putative olfactory receptor 2B3, whose product is MNWANESSLKEFVLLGFSDKPWLQKPLFVLLLISYTTTIFGNVSIMMVCILDPKLHTPMYFFLANLSILDLCYTTSTVPHILTNISHNKKTISYAGCVAQLITFLALGATECLLLAVMSFDRYVAICRPLHYVVIMNPWFCLRMIAFSWFTGFSNSVLQSSLTLNMPRCGRQEVDHFFCEVPALLKLSCADTKPIVAELFFFSVLILLIPVTLILISYGFIAQAVLRIKSAEGRRKAFGTCGSHMVVVSLFFGTSIYMYLQPPSSTSKDWGKIISLFYGIFTPMLNPLIYSLRNKDMKEAFKRLMLLTFYYKK